One Rubinisphaera margarita DNA window includes the following coding sequences:
- a CDS encoding helix-turn-helix domain-containing protein, translated as MGRPPQGILTRKGLLNDLLAEVGLSRKELADAVEVSVRTIHNVEHGRKRVNGDVLARIAQVINRAYSQRYPGDRPLGLTSDFFVAADGERVANCYVSSIGTGSPRLLFLGDAPIADPSIRYDMPGSDAGLTFAGSFHGLDIFDFYESLGSSLKIEAIQSVELLTHSARQCVTVKNETILGHHESPHTYLLTSYTELAVRDGRLVSSRAIYDSAELAAFLKNGISPQSRVG; from the coding sequence ATGGGGCGTCCTCCTCAGGGTATTCTCACCCGCAAGGGCTTGCTCAACGACCTGCTGGCTGAGGTGGGGTTGAGTCGGAAGGAACTGGCGGACGCGGTGGAAGTCAGCGTGCGGACGATTCATAATGTCGAGCATGGTCGCAAGCGGGTGAACGGCGACGTGCTGGCTCGGATTGCTCAAGTTATCAACCGGGCCTATTCCCAGAGATACCCGGGGGATAGGCCACTGGGGCTGACTTCTGATTTCTTCGTCGCTGCCGATGGGGAGCGGGTCGCGAATTGTTACGTCAGTTCGATCGGGACGGGAAGCCCTCGACTGCTGTTCCTGGGGGACGCTCCGATTGCCGACCCATCGATCCGTTACGACATGCCGGGGTCAGACGCGGGACTCACCTTTGCGGGTTCGTTCCACGGGCTCGACATTTTCGACTTCTACGAGTCCCTCGGATCCAGCCTGAAAATCGAAGCGATTCAGAGCGTGGAACTGCTGACGCATTCTGCACGGCAGTGTGTCACGGTGAAGAACGAGACCATCCTCGGGCATCACGAAAGCCCGCATACCTATCTGCTCACCTCGTACACTGAACTTGCGGTTCGCGATGGCCGGCTCGTCTCCTCGCGGGCGATCTACGACTCGGCTGAACTGGCTGCTTTCCTGAAGAATGGGATCTCGCCGCAGTCCCGGGTCGGGTGA
- a CDS encoding deaminase domain-containing protein, which yields MSPSPDSPRLFSPNQGSNNGHPEYDAEVKLLESIAKRLWPTASRGATTDDFSGKVYLFSENKPCSSCSDVGMEGIVQQFEKMFKGVKVVVEYSYYYPGNR from the coding sequence ATGTCCCCGTCACCAGACAGTCCTCGATTGTTCTCACCCAACCAAGGGTCGAATAACGGCCATCCAGAGTACGATGCAGAGGTTAAACTGCTAGAGTCAATTGCGAAGCGGCTGTGGCCCACTGCTAGCCGAGGCGCAACGACGGATGATTTTAGCGGAAAGGTTTATCTATTCTCTGAGAATAAACCCTGTTCTTCATGCAGTGACGTTGGAATGGAGGGGATTGTCCAGCAATTTGAAAAAATGTTCAAAGGCGTAAAAGTTGTGGTGGAGTATTCGTATTACTACCCCGGAAATAGGTGA
- a CDS encoding calcium/sodium antiporter has product MVITSLLLVVGLLLLFAGGESLVRGASQLAYAAKLSPLFVGLTIVAFGTSTPELVVSISTALQGEADLSLGNVVGSNIFNILFILGLSAVVAPLTVKRQIVRWDVPLMIAISVVLLILAQDGRLTALEGWALLAGMLTYTAFSYWQGSRDRDAVAVPADDVPAASGRKGMFFQLGLILFGLVLLVAGCELFVRSAISIAQALGVSTTIIGLTIVAAGTSLPELATSVIASYRNERDIAVGNVVGSNIFNILGVLGSACIFSGTGVGVPESFLQFDLPIMVGTAIVCLPIFFTGRVIARWEGAVFLVLYVAYTTYLILATTNSGYRDHFGTAMIAFVLPLITLGIIVSLIRHPWKRTNSESVQSETR; this is encoded by the coding sequence ATGGTTATCACGTCGCTTCTCCTTGTCGTTGGACTCCTCCTCCTCTTCGCCGGGGGAGAATCACTCGTCCGCGGGGCCTCCCAGCTCGCTTACGCTGCGAAGCTTTCTCCTCTGTTTGTCGGACTGACGATCGTCGCCTTCGGCACGAGCACCCCCGAACTGGTCGTCTCGATTTCGACGGCTCTCCAGGGGGAGGCCGACCTGTCGCTCGGAAATGTCGTTGGCAGCAACATTTTCAACATCCTGTTTATTCTCGGGCTTTCCGCAGTCGTCGCTCCGCTGACCGTCAAGCGGCAGATTGTCCGCTGGGATGTCCCGCTGATGATCGCAATCTCCGTCGTCCTGCTGATCCTGGCTCAGGACGGACGCCTGACCGCGCTGGAAGGGTGGGCCCTTCTCGCCGGAATGCTGACCTACACCGCATTCTCCTACTGGCAGGGGAGCCGAGACCGGGATGCCGTCGCCGTTCCCGCCGACGATGTCCCCGCCGCGTCCGGGAGGAAAGGAATGTTCTTTCAACTGGGACTGATCCTGTTCGGGCTCGTGCTGCTCGTCGCAGGCTGCGAGCTGTTTGTCCGCAGTGCCATTTCAATCGCCCAGGCACTCGGCGTGTCGACGACGATCATCGGACTCACGATCGTCGCGGCCGGAACTTCGCTGCCAGAACTGGCCACTTCGGTGATTGCCAGCTATCGCAACGAACGAGACATCGCGGTCGGCAACGTCGTCGGCAGCAACATCTTCAACATTCTGGGCGTCCTGGGCTCGGCCTGCATCTTTTCCGGAACGGGCGTCGGCGTGCCGGAGTCCTTCCTGCAATTCGATCTGCCAATCATGGTTGGCACCGCAATCGTCTGCCTGCCGATCTTCTTCACCGGCCGCGTAATCGCCCGCTGGGAAGGAGCCGTCTTTCTCGTTCTCTACGTCGCCTACACAACCTACCTGATTCTGGCGACAACCAACTCCGGCTACCGCGACCACTTCGGCACGGCGATGATCGCTTTCGTCCTCCCGCTAATCACACTCGGCATCATCGTCAGTTTGATTCGTCACCCGTGGAAGCGAACGAACAGCGAATCGGTTCAAAGCGAGACGCGGTAA
- a CDS encoding SpoIIAA family protein: protein MSFNVTEVAAGKILIIEITGKLEKAAYEAFVPIIERRIEEFGKIRMVVVMHDFHGWDAGAMWEDIKFDLKHFRDIEKLALVGESKWEEGMAKFCKPFTTAEIKYFHYPDKEAALEWIEAN, encoded by the coding sequence ATGTCGTTCAACGTAACCGAAGTGGCGGCTGGGAAGATTCTGATCATCGAAATCACCGGGAAGCTCGAAAAGGCGGCTTACGAAGCCTTTGTTCCGATCATTGAAAGGCGAATCGAAGAGTTCGGCAAGATTCGCATGGTCGTCGTCATGCACGACTTTCATGGCTGGGATGCCGGTGCGATGTGGGAAGACATCAAGTTCGACCTGAAGCACTTCCGGGATATCGAAAAGCTGGCTCTCGTCGGCGAAAGCAAATGGGAAGAAGGGATGGCGAAGTTCTGCAAGCCGTTCACTACCGCCGAGATCAAATACTTCCACTACCCGGACAAAGAGGCTGCTCTGGAGTGGATCGAAGCGAACTGA
- a CDS encoding RHS repeat domain-containing protein, which translates to MHNNSPTDRNTCQSHSPPLRRDGPDIYGRLTYLPEVESTATGNTAGEPHYAYGYDEFGNQVSITDPNGNVTKFTYDNRSLQTTRTLPLGVLTTGDPDDFIEHFEYDDRGRLTKHTSFEGIVTENVYDLTTGRLSTKQFFDNQQTLLETWTYKIDAFGHDVGVVQTDHRGGGDVSRTEARLYDERGRLTRESTPEGILGYRYDNRGRLIETRVYASTADPELDQPDRVIRSEYDVLGRLLMVRETIGSDLNANVTTYGYDLLGNLGRMVAPNGVITVYRYDGLNRLDTLTHYRPDADNVNLADNQVVASYDYEVRPDGKRTSVIEKVDEDGDGVLDSDEQTEITWQYDELGRLISETFENGENLDTLYRFDAYGYDLVGNRKQKVEDHDGDGVTENTISYTYDANDRLDTETNSDGSSTTYGYDVTQQTSKTVRNSLSEPISTVIFTYDPQGRLETATTTTATRIEKVTYDYDAAGFRIASTHEIDADADGMVDETKITAYLAGDRNHTGYKQTIREVETSNAGTLKTIDYTFGHDEIAQTVSTKDPNGNVVSSESHVFAHDGHGSVRVLLDAMGTLVEFYAFDAYGNAIGFDQTSALTSLRHSGETFDVRIGQQYLRARYYTPTVGRFNRLDQFQGNSTDPQSFHKYLYAHATPINGNDPTGHSFISTVAVGLGVRAVKFAGTGAAVGAIFGAIDAYLGGGRSSRRGLHGRLSRSRRWAIGSLCSRDCAFQTRNVDGIPCLDRWRL; encoded by the coding sequence GTGCACAACAATTCTCCAACAGACAGGAACACCTGTCAATCGCATTCGCCACCGCTACGGCGAGACGGTCCAGACATCTACGGACGGCTGACCTATCTGCCGGAGGTTGAATCCACCGCAACAGGCAACACAGCCGGAGAGCCGCACTACGCATACGGCTACGACGAATTCGGGAATCAGGTCTCAATTACCGACCCGAACGGAAATGTGACGAAGTTCACCTACGACAACCGTAGTCTACAGACAACCCGAACCCTGCCGCTCGGCGTCCTCACCACCGGAGATCCTGATGACTTCATCGAACACTTCGAGTACGATGATCGTGGTCGTCTGACGAAGCATACCTCCTTTGAAGGGATCGTCACCGAAAACGTCTACGACCTGACGACGGGGCGCCTGTCGACGAAGCAGTTCTTTGACAACCAGCAAACTTTGCTCGAAACCTGGACGTACAAGATCGACGCCTTTGGGCACGACGTTGGAGTTGTCCAGACCGACCACCGGGGCGGCGGGGATGTCAGTAGGACAGAAGCTCGTCTTTATGACGAGCGAGGCCGGCTGACGCGCGAGTCGACGCCTGAGGGCATCCTCGGATACCGCTACGACAACCGCGGCCGGCTGATCGAAACTCGTGTCTACGCCTCCACGGCGGACCCCGAACTTGATCAGCCAGACCGCGTGATCCGTAGCGAGTATGACGTGCTTGGCCGATTGTTGATGGTTCGTGAGACCATCGGTTCAGACCTCAACGCCAATGTCACCACCTACGGCTACGACCTGCTCGGCAATCTCGGTCGTATGGTCGCTCCCAATGGCGTGATCACGGTGTATCGCTACGACGGCCTCAACCGGCTCGATACGCTCACGCATTACCGGCCCGATGCTGACAACGTGAACCTGGCGGACAACCAGGTCGTCGCTTCGTACGACTACGAAGTCCGGCCCGATGGCAAGCGGACCTCCGTCATCGAGAAGGTCGATGAAGACGGCGATGGCGTTCTCGACTCCGATGAACAGACCGAGATCACCTGGCAGTACGACGAACTCGGTCGCCTGATCTCGGAAACATTCGAGAACGGCGAGAACCTCGACACGCTCTACCGCTTCGACGCCTACGGCTACGATTTGGTCGGAAACCGCAAGCAGAAAGTCGAGGATCACGACGGGGATGGCGTTACCGAGAACACGATTTCGTACACCTACGACGCCAACGATCGGCTCGATACGGAAACAAACTCCGACGGCAGTTCGACGACCTACGGCTACGACGTCACCCAGCAGACATCAAAGACGGTTCGCAACAGCCTTAGTGAGCCGATCTCCACGGTGATCTTCACCTACGATCCGCAGGGGCGTCTCGAAACCGCTACGACGACCACGGCCACCCGGATCGAGAAAGTCACGTATGACTATGATGCGGCCGGTTTCCGCATCGCCAGCACACACGAGATCGACGCCGACGCGGATGGAATGGTTGACGAGACAAAGATCACCGCCTATCTCGCCGGCGACCGTAACCACACCGGCTACAAGCAAACGATCCGCGAAGTCGAGACGAGCAACGCAGGAACCTTGAAAACGATCGACTACACCTTCGGTCATGATGAGATCGCTCAGACTGTCTCCACAAAGGACCCCAATGGAAATGTCGTTTCCAGCGAATCACATGTCTTCGCTCACGATGGTCATGGCTCTGTTCGTGTGTTGCTCGATGCGATGGGTACTCTCGTGGAGTTCTACGCGTTCGATGCCTATGGTAACGCCATCGGCTTTGACCAGACTTCTGCCTTGACTTCGCTTAGACACTCTGGAGAGACCTTCGACGTTCGAATAGGTCAGCAGTACTTGCGAGCCCGCTATTATACCCCAACCGTAGGACGGTTTAATCGTCTCGACCAATTCCAAGGAAATTCGACGGATCCGCAAAGCTTCCACAAATATCTTTACGCACACGCAACTCCTATCAACGGAAACGATCCTACAGGACATTCGTTCATATCGACGGTTGCAGTCGGCCTCGGAGTCCGTGCGGTCAAATTTGCTGGCACTGGGGCCGCGGTCGGCGCTATATTTGGAGCAATTGATGCCTATTTGGGGGGGGGAAGATCCTCGAGAAGGGGCCTTCATGGGAGGCTTAGTCGGAGCCGGAGGTGGGCTATTGGCAGCCTTTGCTCCAGGGATTGTGCTTTCCAAACCCGCAATGTTGATGGCATTCCTTGCCTCGATAGATGGCGCCTATAG
- a CDS encoding PilZ domain-containing protein — protein MQTSLPQNLLDRRAERAIRNLNRWSSRFDGSVTQRRRHLRERCFIKASLATIAGNGTAGPTVGEWRTVWVRNISAGGIGFLSAKPISEITEPIVIVLGNRRLIYRINRSRPVHDSFYEYGARFIGEGHVDS, from the coding sequence ATGCAAACTTCGCTGCCCCAGAACCTGCTCGATCGACGAGCGGAACGTGCCATTCGTAATCTTAATCGCTGGTCGTCCCGCTTCGATGGCAGTGTTACCCAGCGACGGCGTCACCTTCGGGAACGATGTTTCATCAAGGCGTCACTGGCCACGATCGCGGGAAACGGGACGGCGGGTCCTACCGTGGGAGAATGGAGAACGGTCTGGGTCCGCAACATCTCGGCGGGGGGGATTGGCTTCCTGTCCGCAAAGCCCATTTCGGAGATCACCGAACCGATTGTCATCGTCCTCGGTAATCGACGGCTGATCTACCGAATCAACCGCAGCCGTCCCGTCCACGACAGTTTCTACGAATACGGTGCCCGCTTCATTGGTGAGGGGCATGTCGATTCCTAA